CTTCACGCAAGGGGCGCATCGGGGTGGCAGCAGCCCGGGCCTGGTCTTTAGCCTGTTGCCGCTCCAGCTTCTTCTGCTCCCGTTTGCTGGGCTGGGGCAGGTCATCGTCCACACCGGGAAGGGCCAGGCCGGCGTTGCGTGGTTGCCGTGCAGGTCCTGCCATCACGGTTGTCGGGTTGCTCTGGTGTGGGATGAATTCGGTGGGCGATGCTGTCGTGGCAAGGGCCTCGGTGGGATTCTCTTGCGGGGTGGCCCCATGCCGAGCGGCGCCGGAAGCGGGACCCGCGGAAGCGGCTGCCCCGATGGAACCCGCTGCCCCAGCAGCAGCGCCAGGGGAGAGGGGCCGGGAGGACGGCTGCCTGTGGTCCAGTTGTTCGTCGCTCAGGGTGGTTCGGATGTGGCGAAGTTCCGATAGCAAGGCGGAGCCGTCGACGGGCCGGTTTTCGGCGTCTACAGCAGTACACCACTGCACAAGTTCGTCCAGGTCTTCGGCAAGACCGGGAGCAGCCTCTGAGGGGCGGCCAACCACGGCGTTGACGTGCTGGTAGGCAACTTGAATCGGGGACTCGCCAGCATATGGCTGCTTGCCTGTGAGCATTTCGTAGAGCATGATGCCCGCTGAGTAGACGTCGCTGCGGGCATCGGCGGGTTTGCCGAGCACCAATTCGGGAGCGAGGTACGCGACCGTGCCGATCAAGGCGCCTGTACTTGTGGTGGCCGTGACAGCCCGGGCTAATCCGAAGTCGCCTACCTTGATCCGGCCGTCGTCCGCTATGAGCACGTTCTCCGGCTTGATGTCCCGATGGATGAGTCCTGATCCATGGGCTGCCGCTAAACCTTCGATGACCGGATCGATCAGGGCGAGGGCAAGGCGCGGTGGAAGTGCACCGTGCTGGTTGATGACGTCACGAAGTGTATGGCCTTTGACATACTCCATCACCAGATAAGCGATATGCCCGTCTTCGCCTTGGTCCAGCACGCTGACAACGTGGGGATGGGACAGGCTCGCAGCGGCCTTGGCCTCGCGGCTGAGTCGCTCCAGGAACGTCTCGTCATTGGCCAGGTGCGGGTGCAGGACTTTGAGGGCCACGTCGCGCTCCAGGCGCTGGTCCGTGGCCAGGTAGACGGTGGACATTCCACCTCTGGCAAGGCGTGATCGGACGTTGTAGCGCCCGTCCACGGTGGTCCCGATGAGGTGGTCCTGCGTTGGTTCCTGCACCATACGATCCTAAACGAGGCAGGGAAGAGGCCCGAAT
This genomic stretch from Micrococcaceae bacterium Sec5.1 harbors:
- a CDS encoding PASTA domain-containing protein; its protein translation is MVQEPTQDHLIGTTVDGRYNVRSRLARGGMSTVYLATDQRLERDVALKVLHPHLANDETFLERLSREAKAAASLSHPHVVSVLDQGEDGHIAYLVMEYVKGHTLRDVINQHGALPPRLALALIDPVIEGLAAAHGSGLIHRDIKPENVLIADDGRIKVGDFGLARAVTATTSTGALIGTVAYLAPELVLGKPADARSDVYSAGIMLYEMLTGKQPYAGESPIQVAYQHVNAVVGRPSEAAPGLAEDLDELVQWCTAVDAENRPVDGSALLSELRHIRTTLSDEQLDHRQPSSRPLSPGAAAGAAGSIGAAASAGPASGAARHGATPQENPTEALATTASPTEFIPHQSNPTTVMAGPARQPRNAGLALPGVDDDLPQPSKREQKKLERQQAKDQARAAATPMRPLREGNPRRRAVIWTVVIVILALLAGSAGWFFGMGPGSPGTVPDVKNKTVAEAQQLLRTAGFQSEPKDVFDDDVQAGLAVGTEPKSGEVVRKFQTIALFVSKGAQLFALPGLTGGTLDDAKTALNAAQMTLGNVTEAFDEKIPAGIVISQDPAPGKEVRHGTPVSFVVSKGPQPIPVPDVRGLTQDAAVKAIQDAGLKAVVAPETVNDKSVPKGAVVAQSPGNGTLVRGETVTLTLSKGPKLVRVPSFIGKQAKEARQQLEALGFEVKVNEILGGFFGTVRDQNPVDKEVPEGSVVMLTVV